Below is a window of Plasmodium brasilianum strain Bolivian I chromosome 14, whole genome shotgun sequence DNA.
tacattaacatgtatatttacgAATATacgcatacgtacatattaaggtatttatttaaatgaatatttatatgcatacgtgCACTTAAGTACTTAATCGCGCGCATACCGCTCTAACGTTCTTGAATTCTTTGATCAAAATGACAAAAGAGGAAAATCATTTAACTGATCAGTAAATAAAATGGATTGACCAttcgaaattttttttttttcttatttttaaaatacgaaagttttgaaaataaaaagtgtacatataaatgcatatgtatatatatatatattaaataattaaactctaatatatatgtatatacattatatacatacatgcatacttATTACTTACacttttacatatatgcgtatataaaaaattccataatttacgtatgtatgtcCAACATCCCAAAAATACAGTATATAAGAACATTCACAAGTTTAAAAGGAGtactaacaaaaaaatgataatttgaAGCAgccaaaaagaaaaagaagagcaTAAACAAAAGGATTAAGTACATCATATCATGAGCTTGaagaaataatttcttcatgttagtttttttttttcttcgtcCTTCTCTTCCACTACAACTTTCACGCCCATcccccattttttttttttttcttttctttttttttttttttatttattcatattttttaaagaatgaaaaagTGTTTcgtagttttattttatttttatttttttatgctcATTGTTAGCATATGTATTTACGAATAACTCGCAGCTcgtgtttatttttaagcgATTATTGGTATATAATTACTGTGTGTACACTTGTACATACATTAATGCGggcgcacatatatatatatatatatatatatatgtgcgcgTGAGTAATACAGATAcatgtattaatattatatgcgTAATagtatgtgtgtacataaaAACACAAGTTGCTAACTTCGTGCAGTAGTTTTAAGTACCTACATATCATcgattttttaataactgtaacatagaataaatatgtatgcaaTCTGTCCCACTAATGATTTCTGGTGATAGAACGAATATTATTTCTCTtcaaattttccttttataaaACCAGAAGAATATGCTCAAAAAAACGATGCAGCAGAAAAGACAGTCGATCGTCAAAAACAAAgtaattactaaaaaaatatgaatatgtgcatatgggagaaacaaaaaaataaaataaaaaagcgccaaaataaaaaaataaaaagaagaaataacaGTGTAGAAAAATAACAACGTAGCAATGTGACAACATTACAGCGTTACGAAATGATCATGAGCATATAGTagggaaataaaaatgataaaatgtatatgtgcacacGCAAACATccacaaatatgtatacatgtatgcacACTCTTCTTTCTCTTCCTCCCCCCCCCTGCAGAGCGAGGCGTACCCGCAGAAGAGCGTGAATGTGGGACAGAAATCAAAAAGtagaagtaaaaatatgaacaggaAAATAAAGGTAGTAGTGCGGAAAAGACCAATAAGCGAgttagagaaaaaaaaaaaagacagcGATATAATTACAATGAAAGATAACTGTACGATTTATATAGATGAACCAAGATATAAAGTAGACATGACGAAATATATAGAAAGGCACGAGTTTGTTGTAGACAAGGTGTTTGATGAAACAGTAGATAACTTTACAGTTTATGTGAATACAATAAAACCGTTAATTGTAgacatttttgaaaataattctGTATGTTCATGTTTTGCATATGGGCAAACAGGTAGTGGTAAAACATATACTATGTTAGGTTCTCAACCATATGGTCAGAGTGAAACCCCAGGTATTTTTCAATATGCTGCAgatgatatatttaatttgttaagTGTATATGATCAGGAAAATAGTAAAGGTATATTCATATCgttttatgaaatatattgtGGTAAGTTATATGActtattacaaaaaagaaaaatggtaGCAGCTTTAGAAAATGGGAAAAAGGAGGTTGTTGTAAAAGATTTAAAGGTGTTGAGAGTTCTCTCTAAAGaagaattaatattaaaaatgatagaAGGTGTATTGTTAAGAAAAATTGGTGTTAATTCACAAAATGATGAATCATCTAGATCTCATGCAATATTAAACATTGATTTAAaggatataaataaaaacatatctTCAGGGAAAATTGCTTTTATAGATTTAGCAGGTAGTGAAAGAGGTGCTGACACGGTTTCgcaaaataaacaaacacAAACAGATGGggcaaatataaatagatcATTATTAGCTTTAAAGGAATGTATTAGAGCTATGGATGCagaaaaaaatcatatacCTTTTAGAGATTCTGAATTGACAAAAGTACTACGTGATATATTTGTTGGTAAGTCTAAGAGTATTATGATTGCTAATATATCACCCACTATAAGCTGCTGTGAGCAAACTTTGAATACGTTACGTTACTCATCAAGGGTAAAAAGCTTTAAAACAAAACCAAACacaaatgaagaagaagacacgaacaatgaaaaaattagtatTCTAGATTCTAAGAACTCAGAATATTATAACAACTCAAGTACTGAGAATATTAACATAAAGTCGAGTGGCTTCTTTCCTAGCAATAAGATTAGTCTAAGGTCTAATGAGATAAGGGAAAGGAACATCAACAATAGCACAAACAATAATAGCAGTAGCACCAACAATAACCACAGCAACAATCACAGCAACAATCACAGCAACAATCACagcaacaacaacaacaatgATAAGAACAATGGCAAGAACAATGGTAGTGGTTCCC
It encodes the following:
- a CDS encoding kinesin-13; this translates as MLKKTMQQKRQSIVKNKSEAYPQKSVNVGQKSKSRSKNMNRKIKVVVRKRPISELEKKKKDSDIITMKDNCTIYIDEPRYKVDMTKYIERHEFVVDKVFDETVDNFTVYVNTIKPLIVDIFENNSVCSCFAYGQTGSGKTYTMLGSQPYGQSETPGIFQYAADDIFNLLSVYDQENSKGIFISFYEIYCGKLYDLLQKRKMVAALENGKKEVVVKDLKVLRVLSKEELILKMIEGVLLRKIGVNSQNDESSRSHAILNIDLKDINKNISSGKIAFIDLAGSERGADTVSQNKQTQTDGANINRSLLALKECIRAMDAEKNHIPFRDSELTKVLRDIFVGKSKSIMIANISPTISCCEQTLNTLRYSSRVKSFKTKPNTNEEEDTNNEKISILDSKNSEYYNNSSTENINIKSSGFFPSNKISLRSNEIRERNINNSTNNNSSSTNNNHSNNHSNNHSNNHSNNNNNDKNNGKNNGSGSLKSSSNKNIEKNKDTSCVYGKYGSVNEIDKIKEKKKKKVY